Proteins from a genomic interval of Arachis hypogaea cultivar Tifrunner chromosome 10, arahy.Tifrunner.gnm2.J5K5, whole genome shotgun sequence:
- the LOC112717256 gene encoding uncharacterized protein — MPAYQGDDLVGDIRVLHRIFWSYYPCIRAFRYCKPVVQVDGTHLYEKYKGCLLVAVSQDGNNNIVPIAFAIVEGETSDAWHFFLSNLRQHVVTRDGVGLISDRHKSINAAVERSNGAWSPPRAFHMFCIRHIESNFLRKFKAPYLQKLVVNIGYSRTVREYEVRYQRLRERGEAYTNWLNRIPREQLNELFTRKRAEVEARISAGHVFSDVVTSKLHANQLASGNIQVSCFDRLNEVFEVREMPSGLEFAVDLRGLRCDCGEFHVDRIPCRYVFACCANQRLDWKLYVHDVYKMDQVRRVYRARFRPLGNPTTWPAYNGPRFVPNPYLRRVTKGRPKMTRFLNEMDTRILRRPRRCRLCGAEGHSHSRCRQSAGANADEDAQ; from the exons atgcctgcatatcaaggcGATGACTTGGTGGGTGATATTCGAGTACTGCATAGAATAttttggagttattacccctgTATTAGGGCATTCAGATATTGTAAACCAGTTGTCCAGGTGGATGGGACTCACTTGTACGAAAAGTATAAGGGTTGTCTGCTAGTGGCAGTTTCACAAGATGGCAACAACAATATCGTCCCAATTGCGTTTGCTATTGTGGAGGGAGAGACGTCTGATGCATGGCACTTTTTCCTTAGTAACCTTCGTCAACATGTTGTCACTCGGGATGGTGTGGGTCTAATATCCGACCGACACAAATCCATCAATGCAGCTGTCGAACGCAGTAACGGAGCTTGGTCACCTCCTAGAGCTTTTCATatgttttgcatcaggcatatTGAGTCAAACTTTCTGCGAAAATTCAAGGCACCGTACCTCCAAAAATTGGTCGTCAACATTG GATATTCAAGGACGGTGCGGGAGTACGAAGTGCGTTACCAGCGATTACGGGAACGGGGCGAAGCGTATACAAACTGGTTAAACCGAATTCCTCGCGAACA GCTAAACGAGTTGTTCACCCGAAAAAGAGCGGAGGTAGAAGCGCGGATTAGTGCTGGCCATGTGTTCTCTGATGTCGTGACCTCGAAGTTGCATGCAAACCAACTTGCATCAGGAAACATTCAGGTCAGTTGCTTTGACCGCCTGAATGAGGTCTTTGAGGTGCGTGAGATGCCAAGTGGACTGGAGTTTGCAGTCGATCTACGTGGCCTTCGATGTGACTGTGGTGAGTTCCATGTGGATCGGATCCCTTGCAGATATGTGTTCGCATGTTGTGCCAACCAGCGACTGGATTGGAAACTGTATGTCCATGATGTGTATAAGATGGACCAAGTTCGGCGGGTGTACCGAGCAAGGTTTAGGCCACTAGGTAATCCTACAACATGGCCTGCTTACAACGGACCTCGGTTCGTACCGAATCCGTACCTTAGACGCGTCACGAAAGGTCGCCCCAAGATGACCcgcttcttgaatgagatggacacgcGAATATTACGTCGTCCTAGGCGATGTAGGCTATGTGGAGCTGAGGGACATAGTCATAGCAGATGCCGTCAGTCAGCTGGTGCAAATGCCGACGAAGATGCTCAATAG